A portion of the Meriones unguiculatus strain TT.TT164.6M chromosome 11, Bangor_MerUng_6.1, whole genome shotgun sequence genome contains these proteins:
- the Sele gene encoding E-selectin produces MTASRSLATLTFVLLVGKSIAWYYNTSTEPMTYDEASAYCQQKYTHLVAIQNKEEINYLNSTLRYSPNYYWIGIRKVNNVWIWVGTQKPLTEEAKNWAPGEPNNKQRNEDCVEIYIQRPKDSGMWNDERCDKKKLALCYTASCARESCSGHGECVETINSYTCKCHPGFLGPNCEQVATCKRQDDPDHGSMNCTHPFGLFSYNSSCSFSCNRGYLPSSMETTTRCMSSGEWSVPAPACHVVECEALTNPANGFRKCSSNPGSFPWNTTCTFDCEEGYRRVGAQNLQCTSSGIWDNEKPSCKAVTCDAIPQPQNGAVSCSSSTAGELAFKSSCNFTCKHSFTLQGPAQVECNAQGQWIPQIPVCKALQCEALSEPRWGHMKCLPSPSEAFRSGSSCEFSCERGFELKGSKRLQCGPRGEWDSKKPTCSAVRCEAVPQPQNGSVECAHAATGKFTYKSSCAFQCNEGFELQGSAQLECTPQGEWSQGVPSCRAVQCPSLDVPGKINVSCSGAAVFGTACEFTCPDGWALNGSSVLTCGATGSWSGAMPTCEAPTSPTRPLVVALSAAGTSLLASSSFLYLLLRYFRRKAKKFVPASSCQSLQSFGNYQAPSYSI; encoded by the exons ATGACTGCCTCACGCTCTCTCGCCACTCTCACTTTTG TGCTTCTCGTGGGAAAGAGCATAGCCTGGTATTACAACACCTCCACTGAACCCATGACGTATGATGAAGCCAGCGCTTACTGTCAACAGAAGTACACACATCTGGTGGCTATCCAGAACAAGGAAGAGATCAACTACCTGAACTCCACCCTGAGATATTCGCCAAATTATTATTGGATTGGAATCAGAAAAGTCAATAACGTATGGATCTGGGTGGGGACCCAGAAGCCTCTGACCGAGGAAGCTAAGAACTGGGCTCCAGGTGAGCCAAACAACAAGCAAAGAAACGAGGACTGTGTAGAAATCTACATCCAAAGACCCAAAGATTCGGGCATGTGGAATGACGAGAGATGTGACAAAAAGAAGCTGGCTCTGTGCTATACAG CTTCCTGTGCCCGTGAATCCTGCAGTGGTCACGGCGAGTGTGTGGAGACCATCAACAGTTACACCTGCAAGTGCCACCCGGGCTTCCTTGGACCCAACTGTGAGCAAG TTGCGACCTGCAAACGACAGGACGATCCTGACCACGGAAGCATGAACTGCACTCATCCTTTTGGCCTCTTCAGCTATAATTCCTCCTGCTCTTTCAGCTGTAATAGGGGCTACCTGCCCAGCAGCATGGAAACGACCACGCGGTGTATGTCCTCTGGAGAATGGAGTgtgccagccccagcatgccatg TGGTTGAATGTGAAGCTTTGACAAACCCTGCCAATGGTTTCAGAAAATGTTCCTCAAATCCCGGGAGCTTCCCCTGGAACACGACCTGTACGTTTGACTGTGAGGAAGGGTACAGACGAGTTGGAGCTCAGAATCTACAATGTACCTCTTCCGGGATCTGGGACAATGAGAAGCCATCATGCAAAG CTGTGACCTGTGATGCCATCCCTCAGCCTCAGAATGGCGCCGTGAGCTGCAGCAGCTCaacagctggagagctggcctttAAGTCGTCCTGCAACTTCACTTGCAAGCACAGTTTCACGCTGCAAGGGCCAGCCCAGGTTGAATGCAACGCACAAGGGCAGTGGATACCACAGATTCCAGTGTGCAAAG CTCTCCAGTGCGAAGCCTTATCCGAGCCACGGTGGGGCCACATGAAATGTCTCCCCAGCCCTTCTGAAGCGTTCCGAAGTGGATCCAGTTGTGAGTTCTCCTGCGAACGAGGATTTGAATTGAAGGGATCAAAAAGGCTTCAGTGTGGCCCAAGAGGGGAGTGGGACAGCAAAAAGCCCACGTGTTCAg CTGTGAGATGCGAAGCTGTTCCTCAACCTCAGAATGGCTCCGTGGAGTGTGCCCATGCGGCAACCGGAAAATTCACCTACAAGTCCTCGTGTGCCTTTCAGTGCAACGAGGGCTTTGAATTACAAGGATCAGCTCAACTGGAGTGCACACCCCAGGGAGAGTGGAGCCAAGGAGTCCCCTCCTGCCGAG CGGTCCAATGCCCCAGCCTCGACGTTCCGGGAAAGATAAACGTGAGCTGCAGTGGGGCAGCGGTCTTCGGCACGGCGTGTGAATTTACGTGTCCTGATGGATGGGCACTCAACGGATCTTCGGTTCTGACATGCGGTGCCACGGGAAGCTGGTCCGGGGCGATGCCTACCTGTGAAG CTCCCACCAGCCCCACCCGGCCCTTGGTAGTTGCGCTTTCTGCGGCAGGGACCTCGCTCCTGGCATCGTCCTCATTTCTCTACTTGTTGCTGAGATACTTCCGGAGGAAAG CAAAGAAGTTTGTCCCTGCTAG CAGCTGCCAAAGCCTCCAGTCTTTTGGAAACTATCAAGCACCTTCTTATAGCATCTAA